The sequence below is a genomic window from Cicer arietinum cultivar CDC Frontier isolate Library 1 chromosome 6, Cicar.CDCFrontier_v2.0, whole genome shotgun sequence.
GatacaaatttgtttttttttttttaataagattatCTTAAATGATAATCTTATAAAAAAcgaatttgtatatttattactAGTTGCATGATTGAATAAGTATGAACTTGTTAATGTTTAAGAGCATTCGAAAGagtaaatatatgtattttataacCAATAAGTCAAATTTAAGAAGCGTGTGAATACTTGTAGGATATGATAACATATGTTTCAACTTTTATGTTTGACAGTATTATACATTGAATGAATGGGAATTATTTAAAGGTTTCAATCGTATGCTTGATCAAATATCTCAATGTAGCTGATACCCAAGGACACtgattaattattgattattatGGGTAAATAGCAAAAATTGTGTTGTTGATCGTGGTTGTgctgaattaaatatattaaggTTTAAGAATATATTAAAGATGATCATCTTAAATGATgtgttaaaaatgaaatttttcaattaaagagATGATTTGTGTTTATGAGTTTTGAGTTGTAATTGTCGAGTAAATGATACTAAACCATAAGAAATTGAGAATTTAAGTAGTAAATCATATGGATTCGATCTTTAGTCATAAGAgtaacaataaattaaaattattgtgtaAAGAATTCAAGTTGAATTTAGTGATAGTATTGAATCCAAAAGATTGAACATTAAAAGTAAGAGTACTTTATAGTGGTTTGAGAACGATGATACGTTGGGTATGTTCGTGGGAAGTTGTCACAAATGTTTGACTCTCTGACATATATTGATATTATGGTTATAAATGAAATCTTGCGAGGTGTAGGTTTCGGTCTGTAGAGAACTTGAAACTTGCTTGGTAGGGTGAGAGTAATATATGAcgtaatgaaaattattttagagttGTAAATCTATAAAATAATGTTGACGAAATTGGGTAAGATTAGTGGGTCATATCTATGAATTCTTTAGTGTCAGTTTCAATGACAAAACTATTTTAGGTGGATAGTATAAGacctttaattttaaattataatttatgtattttggggaattttgtgttgaatttctgaggctttttagccaattttacgtcgatgaataattttatttaattacggtgaatcttttgtcgaagaaattttttttgagatgcagcatttttcaaaaaattcatctgcCCATTGAATTACGGCGAGAGTAGatgtttttctaaaaaaatggtTTGTGATGTAATGTGAAGTGACATacgtaatgatgatttttataaaaatatctagatatttgtttaaatatttattattattattattattattattattattattattattattattattattatttataagaaagGCAAAGAAAGGAAGCATGTTTCCCTCTGTAGCCGTGCCTTCCTTCTTTTCCTTCTCTGTTACCCCAAACCAAAGTTTTGggtttttcttcaaaaataaaaaataaacctcCATTAATctactagatctaagcttctattcgagaagtgacagaagagaaAGATGTTCATTGTCACGCTGCGGTGCTAGTGATCTAGTGTTCGACGCGACGTCACGAACTTAAATTTTACCagaattaattacggtaccgtaatcgcgtgttagagctaacgttaaggtaagggctccttccaaacttttagtttgcatttaggacattacttgtggttttgtggaaaagaaatttgatgtatttgatgtgtgaaattgtagaaaatgaatttaatgtgattatgtgtgatttagtggaatttaaatttgaggtggtttgtggtgatccatatttgatgtgatttatatgttcataattattattatgaatttttaagatgtgatttatttgttgattttgtggaaaaagaattgatgaaatttggtgggttatgtgtaaaaatgtggagttttgaaattagatgagttatgtttgaattattgaaatttaattgaggtgttatatgtgtgttgtggaattgaattNNNNNNNNNNNNNNNNNNNNNNNNNNNNNNNNNNNNNNNNNNNNNNNNNNNNNNNNNNNNNNNNNNNNNNNNNNNNNNNNNNNNNNNNNNNNNNNNNNNNNNNNNNNNNNNNNNNNNNNNNNNNNNNNNNNNNNNNNNNNNNNNNNNNNNNNNNNNNNNNNNNNNNNNNNNNNNNNNNNNNNNNNNtgaaatttggacaatatttgtttaatttagttttaagtaaataatatagattatttggttttaaaagtttggtgtgtgagaaagatttaattttaagaattttgttgtgtgtgaattaattttattgtgaacaaattgttataaatatttatgtttatgtagttagctccttgagtctcgaaaatgaatcgagatcgttggcaccgagttagcggtggagagaactctgatatattaatgttgttgaggtgatttatggttgaaaattttggagattgaatatgggtgattaatgtttggaaattttggtgattcatgtttggtgaaattgatgtgttcataattaatattatgaatttttgagaagaaaaataTGTGTGACTtgatggaaaatgaatttaattcaatttaggtgTGAATGGAATTTGGAGTTGTGATTTATGCGTGGTTGTGGAAATTttaattggtgtgaataaatatgtttgagtatgctatgtgttgtgtttgaaaaatcattagtgttaatgAGTATTagaaatggagaatcttttaatagctgcatttacttaatgattatggtgaaaagagttagagtatgctcatgcatttcatagtacatggtgaccgcgatggggccatggtgatagtggtgaccatgatgggccacgggatgatgccatttgaattgttggttcatcttatccttgcggggattgtcNNNNNNNNNNNNNNNNNNNNNNNNNNNNNNNNNNNNNNNNNNNNNNNNNNNNNNNNNNNNNNNNNNNNNNNNNNNNNNNNNNNNNNNNNNNNNNNNNNNNNNNNNNNNNNNNNNNNNNNNNNNNNNNNNNNNNNNNNNNNNNNNNNNNNNNNNNNNNNNNNNNNNNNNNNNNNNNNNNNNNNNNNNNNNNNNNNNNNNNNNNNNNNNNNNNNNNNNNNNNNNNNNNNNNNNNNNNNNNNNNNNNNNNNNNNNNNNNNNNNNNNNNNNNNNNNNNNNNNNNNNNNNNNNNNNNNNNNNNNNNNNNNNNNNNNNNNNNNNNNNNNNNNNNNNNNNNNNNNNNNNNNNNNNNNNNNNNNNNNNNNNNNNNNNNNNNNNNNNNNNNNNNNNNNNNNNNNNNNNNNNNNNNNNNNNNNaagtgttgattgattcagagctattttagaactgaaaatctgcattttctctgttgtattcggctatgacagtgcagtttgttaaaacttcatttttcaacattgtttatgcattatTGGACATAttgaaaaccctttcgaggagtatgctaagacgaaaggttcttttgagcatttgaaaatataagaattttgttatgtgatatttgttaatttcggttggtgacctttacaattattgtggaaatctgggctttgccctcagatgagaaacaggatcatcctaccggttagtaccatggagatgggaaagtagttagtcatacctgaccgaagctatgtcagaaggatcttgcggggcgcgtggaggtCACCCAGGTTGTATAgctttttgtagcatgatcagattataGGATTGTATAGGGTttagttgtctttcttttgtggatgtatttatttcaatttgaaagattgtacctatacctcatattgtcagcttgacttttattttgatgggtccttgtaccattttttttatgcgacgtggggaagttaaaattcttggggcaatattttgtacaggtgtctgccgagaatactccaggggtatgagctatgtctgataggtctcatagccctgGTGTATTTTGTCGTGTAAATACTTTGagtttgtatttcaaaaactattttcgttgcttgtaaatattgttggcttttgtcgttatgttacgacttaaatatttatccaaaagtatttccttctttatttctttgtttttatgaatttgttttttttttaaaaaaaaatacattcgcGCCGTTAAAAATCGAGGTGTTATAGAATGTAAGacctttttgttttttattattagtaacgtgtgaagtatattttattttatttataacttcTAACGTgcttgttattattatatattttttaaaactatatatgTGTTTgacatgatttatttaatttgactaaatatttttgctaagtatttgaaaaaaatgctTATAATAATCGAAAAGAAAGAAGTatgaattgagaaacatatgttaaaaacaaaattacatttatttgAGGAGTGAATATTTAGGGTCTTAATGGGCTTATGTTGAAAGCAAACGTCCTCAACTCTAgtgatagaaagaaaaaaaaatagatgtctCTCATTTACAACCTGAATACTCATATACAACCTATGtgtgaaagaaagaaaaagaaatagcttgaaagagaaaaataaataaattatagaaaaactCTAAAGGAGTCAGTGATTCATCCCCTCAAGTAAGAACTCTTTAATTATGATCATATTAATTTTGTCTAAccattttttattgttagtaGAACAAAATCCCTTATTGAtcttatgagaaaaaaaattagtttttttaaagttgttattattgttattggtcaaaaacttattttagtAAATGACTTTATGATGattgataattttgaaaatagtgtttgatattattattattattattattattattattattattattattattattattattattattattattattattattattattattattattattattattattNNNNNNNNNNNNNNNNNNNNNNNNNNNNNNNNNNNNNNNNNNNNNNNNNNNNNNNNNNNNNNNNNNNNNNNNNNNNNNNNNNNNNNNNNNNNNNNNNNNNNNNNNNNNNNNNNNNNNNNNNNNNNNNNNNNNNNNNttattattattattattattattattattattattattattattattatgtagaaaaatcatttttacttttaaaagtaaaattgcgatatgcaatttattttcttagaagtgatcttgattttctttttatattgatatagaAACCTATTTTGATTAGAGAAGACGTTcatttatgtcaaaattaattttcatccaGCAGAAGTCGTTATAACGACTATATCatgttttaatcaataaaaattgttattggctacaaactcaatttttattcaattaaaattttatgttgtaGTAGTTTTAGTGTcgaataaatatttagaaacttTATTGATATTAAcgataatcatttttttataaacgttttgaaaattgttgttacaattatttattttaggagattaaatttatgatttttatgagaCACTTGTGTGGAGGTTATTGAAGTAgtaatgtcaatttacaagaaattgagggtttgaattgtaaattcacccttttaaaaatttatgttaaaaacttaagaaaataactcaagattgatcttggttgtgaaaacagaaaatataGAAcgttttttattagttaaaatcagtaattcagtttatgtatttaacttgataatcaatcagattgaaagtaaatagataagggatgagataccacacaaggatatatttttgttcacccaactcgggctacgtccagtcttcacaactgtgagattttccactaagtgttaaAAACAAAGACCCTTattggttttacaacacctaacttagatcaaccttgatctattacaaAGTTAAAACTTTTCCACCAAAAAGGAGTTCaatcaggtcacctatcaatcttgatatgatttcttacaatctacccaaactatgttaaactcttatagttcgagttttacaataatgatgagattgttttgttagaatatgagaaggctcaacacttgtttgagttctgattctttGACAGAAAAATACACGAGAATGATTCTAAGAATCGAATGGAAAAATCAGAActgattcaatgtatgtgagtgagagaaattcaagtatgattgaaatgagtgaTGAATTTTCTTATTACTTGAAGCTCTAATTTTTCTCTTGAGCATTGACCTTCCTTTTATAAGCTTTTAGgacatttaataatggtcaaaagagctgttggtaagCTCtttcagttttgaccaaaatcaaatgaataaaaatattacagcATTTGAACACTTTATGAAATAGGTTTGACTTAGCTTTTTTCTTCGTTCTTGACCAGATTTCTTTTGTGTTCAATTTTCATTTATACCtcagatatatttgttgatgataTTGCTTTGATCTAGAGATTTGGTTATGCCAAAACAACTTCGAGAATGATGACAGtctgctggagaatgatgttgaaaATTCCGAAGACTGATGAAAACTTTATGCAGATTGATGTTTAACATGTTGGATAATGATGTTAGCATGTTGGAGATTAATGTTAACATGTGGGAGAATGATGTTAACATGTTGAGATTAATGTTTAATATGTTGGAGAATTATGTTAGCATGCTGAAGATTAGTGttaacatgttggagaatgatcagaatgCTCAGAATGATGTTAGCATGCTGGAGATTAATGTTAATATGTTGGAGAATTATGTTAGCATGCTGGAGATTAGTGttaacatgttggagaatgatcagaatgctgtcaagaatgttcttcgttcttGACAGTCAAGCTAGATAGTATTCAAATTTGTTTGGTCTTGTtaattcgtgatcttctctctttgtgattcgagcAGTTTCTTTGATTCTGATCATCTCAGTTTGTTCTTTGTCAAGTgctgatgatatagatgtaaaatctagagactaaaacttcttttaactagtggagattgattgattttggagctgtgatgatcattcttgaaacttgagaacattctccgtttttcagattttgttaagaatgttctccattcttgtttgttcagtttcttgcctttttatgctaatttatttgttttgtttaaatcCTATCTTTAAACTAATACATCAAAATAACaagttaaattaatataatatttggaatcataattaacaatcttaattaactatttgtttgttttcatcaaaacattaaattgagattttgtctcaacaattatgttgatttataaaataataataataataacaacaacaataacaacaacaacaacaataataataataataataataataataataataataataataataataataataataataataataataataataatgtgattgttttaaagaatttgtctaaatcttaaaataaaccTAAACTTTATTTAACTAGTAGTTAAtacttaaaaaacaattaaatactaaaataataattatttatttgaagatatAAACCGAGTGGAACGAGAATTGATGATGcataaacaattttaataacggtaaatatatcaatttatttattttcttacttttaaattatatatgatataaatatacTCTTATCATAAAATAACGTTGTTGTGTCTAAATAGAGTGATGTTAGTACTGTACAATTGGTTAAATGCGTGAAACTCTGTTCTTGGCAACGACTCAAATCTCAatccaaaaattttaatttttatttcaagcATTGTTTGCAAAATTCGATTACTTATCTCGAGTACACATCAATATTCATTGGGCGCATTTGTTTTAAATCTAGGAGGTATGTATCATAGACCATAGTTAGTAGTTACATGCATAAGAAGCGAATTAATATTCTCATGTTTGCTAAAagattgagaaaaaaatattatacataaaGGTTTTAAAGAATGTGATTCAAATAATGTGATAACTACCCATAACTTATGACTTTAatggattttattttgaagtGAAAAAATAGAAAGGTTAATTctcataatatatattaaaaagaataCTCGTGAATCGAATTCCCTCaaataagttattattaaaaacaattttgtaGTTCATGAAACTAACATCTCCTAGCGGAGAGGTTGCAATTATCTTAAATTGGGCTTCTCCATAATAATGAAGTTTTTCCTTACCCTTTTTTATGTTgttagttaaattttaaaaacaaaattcatctATTTGTCATAGTTTATTgtacataaaaaaattgttataatttttaaaataatgtataatttgaaaaattctaaaactatttcaaatgagAAATTATTTAAGTTGGTTcacataatttttgtttttgataattgatggtttttatttaaaattaaaaagaaaattaacaccataaacacacataaaataattatttaaaaatctataaataataaaaagatttaaaagagatatatagtcaatataaaacaacaatttaaactatataataatatgatataatagatTAAATAGCTATTATAATATCACATTATGAAGATGTTTTACCATATGAGTGtactacaaaataaaatatcaaaatcatttttatagtatatatgtttttaatatgaaaatgaGTTTGTGAACACATTGGTTCAACTTGAGATGTTCATGTTTCGTGGAAGTGTTTGATTTTTAGGTTTGAACACATGTTTTAAGTGATTGGAAATTTCAAACCGTTGAAGAAGATCTAGAAACGGGACCGGATTATTTGTCAAATAAGAAACGGCACAGACGTACAAGACACGAGGAAGGTTCACCCGTATCTGTCACAGGGTGATCCAATTTCAATGGGCTAAGCCCAAAAAGAAATTTGCTCTTACattgacaaaaaaaacaaacatttaaaaatatattctacTATACAGTTGCTCGCATAAAGATATCACCTACTCAATTAacatcaaaatctattttttcttcattttttttatcatttattttttcgCTCTTCTCTTTCcatactttaaaaaatttatcataaaaatattcaaaagttactgtaaattctttaaaattttgaaaaaggaaTAGAAAAATGaatgattaaagaaaaattaaaaattttatagaatgacaaaattatatttttacattgaTTGAAAAGTGACAAATTATAACGTAGAAGGTAGAAGAATACTTCGTTGAATACCAAATGCTAAGTAAAGGAAAAAAgtgttttttatattgtttaatctggaaaaaatagaaaataaacttTCAACCTAAAATGGGAAGAAAATGTGAACGAACGAACCATGCTACAACAAAACGACACCGTTGCAAGAACCCGATACTGACTGTTAATACGTGAGTGTCAACGTTGCTTGCATTCCACCGCCTTCAACGGAAAAGTAAAGTTCGCTCACGTCTTCTTCGTTTCgttcaactaattttttttttcgtatataaatatattcttctttctttcaatattattattattattccacCAAATATAGAAACCGAGAGCGCCACCCCCACAATCATTACTATTATACTTTCCACATTCAATTATTTGATTTCCCTGTTCACGCTTCAAAAAATCAtccaaattcaattttaaaatagtactAAAAAGTTAGATcgttttctataaaaaaataaaaaaatagaaaaaaggagagaaaaaaaaaaaacaatgaattcGATTCATTTGATTAACACTCTTGCACTCGGTACTCCGCTTCGGTCTTTGGCTCCCTCCTTTATACCTCAATGCCAATCTCTGCCTCCTTCTTCCGCCATCCCAAAACGGCAGCGTTTTTCACACTCCGCTGGTTTCCGTCTCGCCTCAGGCCAAACCATCAATTCGGTCCCAGTAAGCGTTATTTCCTTCAGATCAAGCTTGTTTATTACGCTACCatgctttttttttaataggcaTTGTTTTTCATTTTAGCGCGCGAATGGAACTTATACGGTTTCCGATTTCATGACGAAGAAGCATAATTTGCATGTTGTCAAAACCACCACATCCGTTGATGAAGGTACAACTAATAATTGTTTCCGtctatgttatatttttttctccaaagatgaatgttagtaattatagttaattttgTTAGTATTCGTGGATGAACACACGATCTCCTTATCACTCCATTCTCTAATTCTCCCACCCTAGCCAATGTTATTATGTGAtcaaatgttaattttatattgtcaCGCTTTTTTGTTATTGCTGTTACAGCTCTGGAGGCTCTCGTCATCAACAGAATTAGTGGTCTTCCAGTAATCGATGACGACTGGAATTTGGtacttgtttaatttttatttattaattctaTCATCTTTAtttatgtccaaaaatgcaagCACTGATATATGTACGTGTTGTTTCAATCACTCACTATACCtgtttttcctttttgtttcttttattttgggCACTGTAGGTTGGAGTTGTTTCAGATTATGACTTGTTAGCAATCGATACAATATCAGGTACTTAGATATCATGAAAATTCTGTCTAGTTTACTTTCCAAGTGGCAATATTTTCAACGATTCTTTCCATTACCAAAAACAAATAATGTCCTTGTAACTTGTAAGGCTTGAGAATGGTTatcaataaacttttttttcttcaaatttgtGCGGTTTTTGTTGAAAGATTGAAGATATCCATATGTTTTATGCGCCATGTGCATGTTAGTGAGAAAGAAACAGTTGTTTCTATTTTGGTAAATAAGTAGAGAAGCTAAATGGTGGTGTTTTTACCTTTGCTGCTAGTCTGAAACTCAGCTATTCTGAAATAAATTCTTGGTATGCTGTTGCTAAGTATTTGCTGATTGTTCTGTGGCTTTTAGGTGCTGCTCAAAGTGACGCAGGCTTATTCCCTGATGTCGACAGTTCTTGGAAAGTAAGTATAACCATTTTATGTTCTCCTACCTGGCTGTTGTCATATAAACGATAATTGC
It includes:
- the LOC101510174 gene encoding CBS domain-containing protein CBSX2, chloroplastic-like, which translates into the protein MNSIHLINTLALGTPLRSLAPSFIPQCQSLPPSSAIPKRQRFSHSAGFRLASGQTINSVPRANGTYTVSDFMTKKHNLHVVKTTTSVDEALEALVINRISGLPVIDDDWNLVGVVSDYDLLAIDTISGAAQSDAGLFPDVDSSWKTFNEIQKLLSKTNGKVVGDLMTPSPLVVHESTSLEDAARLLLETKYRRLPVVDKDGKLVGLITRGNIVKAALLSKRVGERPT